One genomic window of Desulfuromonas sp. AOP6 includes the following:
- a CDS encoding pirin family protein, with amino-acid sequence MSDLIFEESRCKEHLDHPGAAIRLLLEPKDKDLGGFTVRRLLPTADLRSVGPFIFFDHLGPAVFAPGQGLDVRPHPHIGLATITTVFEGEILHRDSLGHVQPIRPHQINWMTAGKGIAHSERTPAELRRQGHTLHLLQLWIALPEADEETEPFFTHYDEGALPVVEDGNTLVRVLIGEACGVRSAVKTHSPTLYLDVKMAKGGRFTLPDGVEERAAYLVDGEISVAGCTVPRHHLAVFERTAGIEVTAHQDSHFVVVGGAPLGRRTMWWNLVATRKELIEKTKQAWRDGSFPRVPGETEFIPLPE; translated from the coding sequence ATGAGCGATCTGATTTTTGAAGAGAGCCGCTGTAAAGAACACCTTGACCACCCCGGCGCCGCCATCCGTCTGCTACTGGAGCCCAAAGATAAAGATCTCGGCGGTTTCACGGTCCGCCGCCTGCTGCCGACCGCCGATCTGCGCTCCGTCGGCCCCTTCATCTTTTTCGACCATCTCGGCCCGGCGGTTTTTGCACCCGGCCAGGGTCTCGACGTGCGCCCCCATCCTCATATCGGCCTGGCCACCATCACCACTGTCTTTGAGGGAGAGATCCTGCACCGCGACAGCCTCGGGCACGTGCAGCCCATCCGTCCCCACCAGATCAACTGGATGACCGCCGGCAAGGGCATCGCCCATTCGGAGCGGACCCCGGCCGAGCTGCGCCGGCAGGGGCACACCCTGCATCTTCTGCAGCTGTGGATTGCCCTGCCCGAAGCCGACGAAGAGACGGAGCCTTTTTTCACCCATTACGATGAGGGGGCCCTGCCGGTGGTCGAGGACGGCAACACCTTGGTACGGGTCCTGATTGGCGAAGCCTGCGGCGTCCGTTCAGCCGTCAAAACCCATTCACCGACCCTCTACCTGGACGTGAAAATGGCCAAAGGAGGACGCTTCACTCTTCCCGACGGAGTCGAGGAGCGGGCGGCCTACCTGGTGGACGGCGAGATTTCCGTGGCCGGCTGCACTGTTCCCCGCCACCATCTGGCCGTGTTTGAAAGAACGGCCGGCATCGAGGTGACCGCCCACCAGGACAGTCATTTCGTGGTCGTCGGCGGCGCCCCCCTGGGACGACGGACCATGTGGTGGAATCTCGTCGCCACCCGCAAGGAGCTCATTGAAAAGACCAAGCAGGCCTGGCGTGACGGCAGCTTTCCCCGGGTACCCGGGGAGACGGAGTTCATTCCGCTGCCGGAGTGA
- a CDS encoding TolC family protein, translating to MPKKALVAFGAALGVGLVAISPVAWGTDVSPRSTALAQTYDQTPVSLHKIASPASETPAALTLAAAVAKALESHPRLAVFSEEIQIRQQELRQAGLWANPELAIEMEDFAGSGAFSGTQRAETTLMLSQQVELGGKRSGRKALGRTDVALAESDYAAARAEVAAEATRRFVAVAAAQQRQVLATEQHGLALQLLAAVDDRIAAGKSAAIERVRMESLVAETQLRQVQARQEEAAAWMALRVLWGDDTYVAEEVAVDADLAQMPPLPDWADIEAAIDQSPALQRQRLAGQRAGRDLELARASGIPDLTLSLGAKQMEESGDQALVAGVAFSLPLFDRQQGTIGAARSRQAQAAAQAREVRMALRTELGALRQRLLAAQAEAAMLRQTLLPAVQRSFEAITYGYKAGKFGFLEVLEAEQSLFQTRSRYIDSLETYHQAWAELEKQLGQPLSANEDQTLTSVSTQRGQ from the coding sequence ATGCCCAAGAAGGCTCTGGTTGCTTTCGGTGCTGCGCTCGGAGTGGGGCTTGTCGCCATCTCGCCCGTCGCCTGGGGGACTGATGTCAGCCCAAGGTCGACTGCCCTCGCCCAGACTTACGACCAGACACCAGTATCACTTCACAAAATCGCCAGCCCTGCGTCCGAGACACCGGCGGCGCTGACTCTGGCGGCGGCGGTGGCCAAGGCCCTGGAAAGCCATCCCCGCCTGGCGGTCTTTTCGGAAGAAATTCAAATCCGGCAGCAAGAGCTGCGGCAGGCGGGATTGTGGGCTAACCCGGAACTCGCCATCGAGATGGAGGATTTCGCCGGCAGCGGCGCGTTTTCCGGCACGCAGCGGGCCGAAACGACCCTCATGCTCAGTCAACAGGTGGAACTGGGCGGCAAAAGATCGGGCCGCAAAGCCCTGGGGCGCACGGATGTCGCCCTGGCCGAGAGCGACTATGCCGCGGCCAGGGCCGAAGTGGCGGCGGAGGCGACCCGGCGTTTTGTCGCCGTGGCCGCGGCCCAGCAGCGGCAGGTGTTGGCGACTGAGCAGCATGGACTCGCTCTTCAGCTGCTCGCGGCCGTTGACGACCGCATCGCCGCCGGTAAATCGGCCGCAATCGAGCGGGTGCGGATGGAATCGCTGGTCGCCGAAACCCAGCTGCGCCAGGTCCAGGCCCGGCAGGAAGAGGCGGCCGCCTGGATGGCGCTACGGGTTCTGTGGGGCGACGATACCTATGTGGCGGAGGAAGTGGCCGTTGACGCCGACCTTGCGCAGATGCCGCCGTTGCCCGACTGGGCTGACATCGAGGCCGCAATAGACCAGAGCCCGGCGTTGCAGCGGCAACGTCTTGCCGGGCAGCGGGCCGGGCGCGACCTGGAGCTGGCCCGGGCCAGCGGTATTCCTGATTTGACCCTGAGCCTGGGTGCCAAGCAGATGGAGGAGAGCGGTGACCAGGCCCTGGTGGCCGGCGTCGCCTTCAGCCTGCCCCTCTTTGACCGTCAGCAGGGAACCATCGGCGCGGCGCGCTCCCGTCAGGCCCAGGCTGCGGCCCAGGCCCGCGAGGTGCGAATGGCGCTGCGGACCGAATTGGGGGCGCTTCGCCAGCGGCTGCTGGCGGCGCAGGCCGAGGCCGCGATGTTGCGCCAGACCCTGCTGCCGGCGGTGCAGCGGAGCTTTGAGGCGATCACCTATGGCTACAAGGCCGGCAAATTCGGATTTCTCGAGGTTCTGGAGGCCGAACAGAGTCTCTTTCAGACCCGCAGCCGTTATATCGACAGTCTGGAAACCTATCATCAGGCCTGGGCCGAGCTGGAGAAGCAGCTCGGTCAACCCCTGTCCGCCAATGAAGACCAAACCTTAACCTCCGTATCAACCCAGAGAGGTCAGTGA
- a CDS encoding efflux RND transporter periplasmic adaptor subunit: protein MNKRPYFFLLPLALLGGLLLFKGGELPPSAIAAEEHASSHAGHDHAEEDSHGQPELETMPLISDDGHACDDHENHGDHAEHDEHAEHDDHEKESVDEHAGHDHGQAKAVDPHAGHNHDSEPVDSHAGHDHRQIETVDPHAGHDHGDGDELCLEHNVIERECALCQGSHLAELQPGQGMKVRLGTLEAAAKAGIRLTRPQQISLAAGVEVPGRAVFNRTKLATIAPLATGVVLRVPVQPGSTVAKGDVLAEVAMAEVARLQAELSGALARLAQAEADYLREKDLLERGITSRQEFQQAEAEYRVLQSLSEQHRQQLRQFGLSTRDIDRLMQSPEASTTLALRAPFNGVVTEVRTAAGENIQAGSPLFTVADLDTLWIELAIPEARIAQAQPGAAVQARFDGLPGAVFSGRLFQVGAQVDERSRTLTALAEVPNPDHRLKAGMYGNVRLLEGAEGLNLTIPAEAVQHIDGFPYVFIQEDADLFELRRIATGAQQSGLVVVAAGLQVDEQVVSRQGFALKSEVLKARLGASCADH, encoded by the coding sequence ATGAATAAACGCCCTTATTTTTTCTTGTTGCCCCTGGCCCTGCTTGGCGGTCTGCTGCTGTTCAAGGGGGGCGAGCTGCCGCCCAGCGCCATCGCCGCCGAAGAGCACGCCAGCTCTCATGCCGGTCATGACCATGCTGAAGAAGACTCCCATGGCCAGCCGGAGCTAGAGACCATGCCTCTGATCAGCGACGACGGCCATGCTTGTGATGACCATGAGAATCATGGTGACCACGCTGAGCATGACGAACACGCTGAGCATGACGACCATGAGAAGGAGTCCGTGGATGAGCATGCCGGCCACGATCATGGCCAGGCCAAAGCCGTCGATCCCCATGCCGGTCATAACCACGATAGCGAGCCGGTGGACAGTCATGCGGGCCACGACCATCGCCAGATCGAGACCGTCGATCCCCATGCGGGCCACGACCATGGAGACGGGGATGAACTCTGTCTAGAACACAATGTGATCGAACGGGAATGTGCCCTCTGCCAAGGTAGCCATCTCGCCGAACTGCAGCCGGGGCAGGGGATGAAGGTTCGTCTGGGGACGCTGGAGGCGGCGGCCAAGGCCGGCATCCGCTTGACCCGCCCCCAGCAGATCTCGCTGGCCGCCGGGGTAGAAGTCCCCGGCCGGGCGGTCTTCAATCGCACGAAGCTGGCCACCATTGCCCCGCTGGCGACGGGAGTGGTTCTGCGCGTCCCCGTGCAGCCGGGCAGCACCGTGGCCAAAGGGGATGTGCTGGCCGAGGTCGCCATGGCGGAGGTCGCCCGCCTGCAGGCCGAGCTTTCCGGGGCACTGGCCCGGCTGGCGCAGGCCGAGGCCGACTATCTGCGGGAAAAGGATCTGCTGGAGCGCGGCATCACCTCCCGTCAGGAGTTTCAGCAGGCCGAAGCCGAGTACCGGGTGCTGCAGAGCCTCAGTGAACAGCATCGTCAGCAGCTGCGGCAATTCGGCCTCTCTACCCGCGACATCGACCGTCTGATGCAGTCGCCGGAGGCCAGCACGACCCTGGCCCTGCGGGCTCCCTTTAACGGGGTGGTGACCGAGGTGCGCACGGCGGCAGGGGAGAACATCCAGGCCGGCAGCCCCCTCTTCACGGTGGCTGACCTCGATACCCTGTGGATCGAACTCGCCATTCCCGAGGCCCGCATCGCCCAAGCCCAGCCCGGTGCCGCCGTGCAGGCCCGTTTCGACGGTCTGCCTGGCGCGGTGTTCAGCGGCAGACTCTTTCAGGTCGGCGCCCAGGTGGACGAGCGCAGCCGCACCCTGACTGCTCTGGCCGAAGTGCCTAATCCCGACCATCGCCTCAAGGCCGGCATGTATGGCAACGTCCGCCTGCTCGAAGGGGCCGAAGGCCTGAATCTGACCATTCCCGCCGAGGCCGTGCAGCACATCGACGGTTTCCCCTATGTCTTCATTCAGGAGGATGCCGACCTGTTCGAACTGCGCCGCATTGCCACGGGGGCGCAGCAGAGTGGTCTCGTCGTGGTCGCCGCCGGTCTGCAGGTGGATGAGCAGGTGGTGTCGAGGCAGGGTTTCGCACTCAAATCCGAGGTTCTCAAGGCGCGCCTGGGCGCGTCCTGCGCCGATCACTAG
- a CDS encoding response regulator — protein MKCALVVDDEPMLRRQVAEILADYGFDEIVEAENGSQALDLARVKNPLLIVMDVSMPVMDGITAAERIGKIRSIPVVLLTATADVATIERARRAGVMNYVLKPLRAEQVYAAVDLAIHHFVEVSTLKDEVHKLKETLETRKQVDKAKGVLMAKGMNEAEAYRKLQKIAMDKRKSLKEVAEAILLMEG, from the coding sequence ATGAAATGTGCTCTGGTCGTTGATGACGAACCGATGCTGCGTCGCCAGGTGGCGGAAATCCTGGCCGACTACGGCTTTGATGAGATTGTCGAGGCGGAAAACGGCAGTCAGGCCCTCGACCTGGCCCGGGTAAAAAATCCCCTCCTCATCGTGATGGATGTGTCCATGCCCGTTATGGATGGCATCACGGCTGCCGAAAGAATAGGCAAGATTCGTTCTATCCCCGTGGTGCTGCTGACGGCAACCGCCGATGTCGCGACGATCGAGCGCGCCCGCCGAGCCGGGGTGATGAATTATGTCCTCAAACCCCTGCGGGCCGAACAGGTCTATGCCGCCGTCGATCTGGCCATTCACCATTTTGTGGAAGTGTCCACCCTCAAGGACGAGGTGCATAAGCTCAAGGAGACCCTGGAGACGCGCAAACAGGTGGACAAGGCCAAGGGCGTACTCATGGCCAAAGGGATGAACGAGGCCGAGGCTTACCGCAAGCTGCAGAAGATCGCCATGGATAAGCGCAAGAGCCTCAAGGAGGTCGCCGAAGCCATCCTGTTGATGGAGGGGTGA